In Halobaculum rubrum, the following are encoded in one genomic region:
- a CDS encoding kynureninase: protein MTDTNAGDDHALAAARERDAADPLRAYRDHFSVPDGERYMDGNSLGLASDTALATLERVVDEWRELAIRGWEAADPDWFHYGEHLGDLLAPLVGARESEVVVANSTTVNIHTLIGTFLDTLPGTPAGPDPSADPPAVLVNDLDFPTDHYAIRAQFRQRGLDPDEGLVAVESRDGRTIEEADIEAALRERDDVGIVFMPSVLYRSGQLLDIDRITAAAHEHGALAGFDCAHSIGAVDHALGTAGAVDASADGAESGGSGDGGGADFAVWCSYKYLNAGPGATAGLYVHERHHGTTPALAGWWGNDKSTQFEMRHTYEGADTAGAWQIGTVPVLSSAPIEGATELVREAGIERVREKSLALTDYLIDLVDHRLGDDFSVGTPREHARRGGHVAIEHPEGYRVSEALRDRGVIVDFRPPNVVRVCPAPLYTRYEDVWHVVEAIEEVVESGVHVEYEPRGGGVT, encoded by the coding sequence ATGACCGACACGAACGCCGGGGACGACCACGCGCTCGCCGCCGCCCGCGAGCGCGACGCTGCCGACCCGCTCCGAGCCTATCGGGACCACTTCTCGGTGCCCGACGGGGAGCGCTACATGGACGGGAACTCGCTGGGCCTCGCCTCCGACACCGCCCTCGCGACGCTGGAGCGCGTCGTCGACGAGTGGCGCGAGCTCGCGATCCGCGGGTGGGAGGCGGCCGACCCCGACTGGTTCCACTACGGCGAGCACCTCGGCGACCTGCTCGCGCCGCTTGTCGGCGCTCGCGAGTCCGAGGTCGTCGTCGCCAACTCGACCACCGTCAACATCCACACCCTGATCGGGACGTTCCTCGACACGCTCCCCGGCACGCCCGCCGGTCCCGATCCGTCGGCCGACCCGCCGGCGGTGCTGGTCAACGACCTCGACTTCCCCACCGACCACTACGCGATCCGCGCGCAGTTCCGCCAGCGTGGGCTCGACCCCGACGAGGGGCTCGTCGCCGTCGAGTCGCGCGACGGACGGACGATCGAGGAGGCCGACATCGAGGCGGCGCTCCGCGAGCGCGACGACGTCGGGATCGTGTTCATGCCCTCCGTCCTCTACCGGTCGGGCCAACTGCTCGATATCGACCGGATCACCGCGGCCGCCCACGAACACGGCGCGCTCGCGGGGTTCGACTGTGCCCACTCGATCGGGGCGGTCGACCACGCGCTCGGCACCGCCGGGGCCGTCGACGCGAGCGCGGACGGGGCGGAAAGTGGCGGCAGCGGGGACGGCGGGGGCGCCGACTTCGCGGTGTGGTGCTCGTACAAGTACCTCAACGCCGGCCCCGGCGCGACCGCGGGGCTGTACGTCCACGAGCGCCACCACGGCACGACGCCCGCGCTCGCCGGCTGGTGGGGCAACGACAAGTCGACCCAGTTCGAGATGCGCCACACCTACGAGGGGGCCGACACCGCCGGCGCGTGGCAGATCGGTACCGTCCCGGTGCTGTCGTCGGCGCCGATCGAAGGGGCGACGGAGCTGGTCCGCGAGGCCGGGATCGAGCGGGTCCGCGAGAAGTCGCTCGCGCTCACGGACTACCTGATCGATCTGGTCGACCACCGCCTCGGCGACGACTTCTCGGTGGGAACGCCCCGCGAGCACGCCCGCCGCGGCGGCCACGTCGCGATCGAGCACCCCGAGGGCTACCGCGTGAGCGAGGCGCTGCGCGATCGCGGGGTGATCGTCGACTTCCGGCCGCCGAACGTCGTCCGCGTCTGCCCGGCGCCGCTGTACACCCGATACGAGGACGTGTGGCACGTGGTCGAGGCGATCGAGGAAGTAGTCGAGTCGGGTGTGCACGTAGAGTACGAGCCTCGGGGCGGCGGCGTCACCTGA
- a CDS encoding SDR family oxidoreductase, translating into MPAGPDRADPPFDAPDLSGSTAFVTGTTRGIGKRIALTLAEHGCNVVSTGKTAEPGGELPGTIHTTAEQCEERGVDAHAIQLDVRDEDAVEAAVEEAIDEFGTVDIVINNASAIQLANVADLPANRFDLMTDVNVRGTYLVSRAFLPHLREQDGGWILTNAPPVTMDRAPGKAAYAWSKLGMSFVTLSLAEELAADGIGCNTFWPVTAVDTRATRYFGLGTEDDWRTPHVLADAVLSILARDPDEYTGHSAYDEDLLRAAGASDADLSAYNLTEGDPTPTSAQMFAPEYSRE; encoded by the coding sequence ATGCCCGCCGGACCGGACCGAGCCGACCCGCCGTTCGACGCGCCCGACCTGTCGGGGTCGACGGCGTTCGTCACCGGGACGACCCGCGGCATCGGCAAGCGGATCGCGCTCACGCTCGCCGAACACGGCTGTAACGTCGTCTCGACCGGCAAGACCGCCGAACCCGGCGGCGAGTTGCCAGGAACGATTCACACGACGGCCGAGCAGTGCGAGGAGCGCGGCGTCGACGCCCACGCGATCCAGTTGGACGTGCGCGACGAGGACGCCGTCGAGGCCGCCGTCGAGGAGGCGATCGACGAGTTCGGCACGGTCGACATCGTGATCAACAACGCCAGCGCGATCCAGTTGGCGAACGTCGCGGACCTCCCCGCGAACCGGTTCGACCTCATGACGGACGTGAACGTTCGCGGGACGTACCTCGTCTCCAGGGCGTTCCTTCCGCACCTCCGCGAGCAGGACGGCGGGTGGATCCTCACGAACGCGCCGCCGGTGACGATGGACCGGGCGCCGGGGAAGGCCGCCTACGCGTGGTCGAAGCTGGGGATGTCGTTCGTCACCCTCTCGCTGGCCGAGGAGCTGGCGGCCGACGGGATCGGCTGTAACACGTTCTGGCCGGTGACCGCCGTCGACACCCGCGCGACGCGCTACTTCGGGCTCGGTACCGAGGACGACTGGCGCACCCCGCACGTGCTCGCGGACGCCGTGCTCTCGATCCTCGCGCGCGACCCGGACGAGTACACCGGCCACTCGGCGTACGACGAGGACCTCCTGCGCGCCGCGGGCGCGAGCGACGCCGACCTCTCGGCGTACAACCTCACCGAAGGCGACCCGACGCCCACGTCCGCACAGATGTTCGCCCCCGAGTACTCTCGGGAGTGA
- a CDS encoding lipopolysaccharide biosynthesis protein has translation MGSAGGSTATTEDADGDSGDADRGVAADLDPTEARLADALERVAHGAVVSTPSILAQRGLTLAFTALLTNTFAAEPYGLFALARRLSRFLRRLAMGFGSGLSRFLPTVDDEAERDALATFAAALVVGVSALFGAGLFLGAPAIAAFTGKGPPFPLYLRAFGAGLPLTVSLFVVARVLRATEEVTALNAFQRVAFPLVQLAVGVAGAVALGGLVGVAVGLPLAMGALALVGTGWLVRSRGFRPRVRVPDAAAIRRRYVGYTTPLFLSGFATTTQRLGFYPLIAVFLSGTAGGVFAVGVLVGSLVRLPLMAINQFIPPVAAALNDGDHPEALSRLYHVTSRLVLVGVVGLSVPTIVHREAVMALFGPTFVRYAPLLPGFVLAQVLACAAGSVGILLRMTDHQRALLVVNTAITLFLAVTAIPLTVEFGLPGLVASYLLMLGVNNGLEVAVLYRVEGLQPFTRAHAKPLVAAVPFAAIALAARGLLPRAPAAVVGTLLGFAAYAAVLRVLGFSAVERRLLATLVERYRLVLAGVRDRVADGHG, from the coding sequence ATGGGATCGGCGGGGGGATCGACCGCGACTACAGAGGACGCCGACGGCGATAGCGGCGACGCCGACCGCGGTGTCGCCGCGGACCTCGACCCGACCGAGGCGCGCCTCGCGGACGCGCTCGAACGGGTCGCCCACGGCGCGGTCGTCTCCACGCCGAGCATCCTCGCCCAGCGCGGGCTGACGCTGGCGTTCACCGCGCTGTTGACGAACACCTTCGCCGCGGAGCCGTACGGGCTGTTCGCGCTCGCACGGCGACTCTCGCGGTTTCTCCGACGGCTCGCGATGGGGTTCGGCAGCGGCCTCAGCCGATTTCTCCCGACGGTCGACGACGAGGCCGAGCGCGACGCGCTCGCGACGTTCGCGGCGGCGCTGGTGGTGGGCGTCTCGGCGCTGTTCGGCGCGGGGCTGTTCCTCGGCGCGCCCGCCATCGCCGCGTTCACCGGGAAGGGACCGCCGTTCCCGCTGTACCTCCGCGCGTTCGGGGCGGGACTGCCGCTGACGGTGTCGCTGTTCGTGGTCGCGCGGGTGCTGCGCGCCACCGAGGAGGTGACCGCGCTGAACGCGTTCCAGCGTGTCGCGTTCCCGCTCGTCCAGTTGGCCGTCGGCGTCGCCGGCGCGGTCGCACTCGGCGGCCTCGTCGGCGTCGCCGTGGGGCTCCCCCTCGCGATGGGCGCGCTCGCGCTCGTCGGGACGGGCTGGCTCGTGCGCTCGCGAGGGTTCCGGCCGCGGGTCCGCGTGCCCGACGCCGCGGCGATCCGACGTCGGTACGTCGGATACACGACGCCGCTGTTCCTCAGCGGCTTCGCGACGACGACTCAGCGTCTGGGCTTCTATCCGCTGATCGCCGTGTTCCTGTCGGGCACCGCGGGCGGCGTGTTCGCCGTCGGCGTCCTCGTCGGGAGCCTCGTCCGGCTCCCCCTGATGGCGATCAACCAGTTCATCCCGCCGGTCGCGGCCGCGCTCAACGACGGCGATCACCCCGAGGCGCTGTCGCGGCTGTACCACGTCACCAGCCGACTCGTGCTCGTCGGCGTGGTGGGGCTGTCGGTGCCGACGATCGTCCACCGCGAGGCGGTGATGGCGCTGTTCGGGCCGACGTTCGTGCGGTACGCGCCGCTGCTGCCGGGGTTCGTGCTCGCGCAGGTGCTGGCGTGTGCGGCCGGCAGCGTCGGCATCCTCCTGCGAATGACCGACCACCAGCGCGCGCTGTTGGTCGTCAACACCGCGATCACGCTGTTTCTCGCCGTCACGGCGATCCCGCTCACCGTCGAGTTCGGGTTGCCGGGGCTGGTCGCCAGCTACCTCCTCATGCTCGGCGTCAACAACGGCCTGGAGGTGGCGGTGTTGTACCGGGTCGAGGGGCTTCAGCCCTTCACCCGCGCACACGCCAAGCCGCTCGTTGCGGCGGTTCCGTTCGCGGCCATCGCGCTGGCTGCGCGCGGACTCCTCCCCCGGGCCCCCGCGGCGGTCGTCGGCACGCTCCTCGGGTTCGCGGCGTACGCCGCCGTGTTGCGGGTCCTCGGGTTCTCGGCGGTCGAGCGGCGCCTGCTCGCGACGCTGGTCGAGCGCTATCGACTGGTGCTGGCCGGCGTACGCGACCGGGTCGCCGACGGTCACGGGTGA
- a CDS encoding diacylglycerol/lipid kinase family protein, which translates to MRIGSRRCLVNPHSGTGGHAEHVRRAMEARGFAVTETEDGAHTIELAREAGETGVSTLAVCGGDGTINDALRGLHRADALGDVTLAVLPAGTANLLAGTLGIESLDHGIELSDTGEARAIDVGVAEGTGTDDESTETDDGGAEPFLVSCIAGLPADASTATSDELKGQFGTLAFLLAGARETMAFDGLDVRVESPEESWAGEALCVLVGNSRRFVGEGGQADMDDGEFDVVVAEQMPAPGMAVEAAVHRLLGGGTEGVTHFRAAELHVESDGEPITFSRDGELATHERLDFRTLPEALDVRVGDAYEPDPENDPDPQ; encoded by the coding sequence ATGCGGATCGGGTCGCGTCGCTGTCTCGTCAACCCCCACAGCGGCACGGGCGGTCACGCCGAGCACGTCCGCCGGGCGATGGAGGCACGCGGCTTCGCCGTCACCGAGACCGAGGACGGCGCCCACACGATCGAGTTGGCCCGGGAGGCCGGCGAGACCGGTGTTTCGACGCTCGCCGTCTGCGGCGGCGACGGTACGATCAACGACGCGCTCCGGGGGCTGCACCGCGCGGACGCCCTCGGCGACGTGACGCTCGCGGTGCTCCCGGCCGGCACGGCGAACCTCCTCGCCGGCACGCTCGGCATCGAGTCGCTGGACCACGGGATCGAACTGTCGGACACCGGGGAGGCCCGTGCCATCGACGTCGGCGTCGCCGAGGGCACAGGAACCGACGACGAAAGCACGGAAACCGACGACGGGGGCGCCGAGCCGTTCCTCGTCTCGTGTATCGCCGGGCTCCCGGCCGACGCGAGCACGGCGACCTCCGACGAGTTGAAGGGGCAGTTCGGCACGCTCGCGTTCCTCCTGGCGGGCGCCCGCGAGACGATGGCGTTCGACGGGCTGGACGTGCGCGTCGAGTCGCCCGAGGAGTCGTGGGCCGGCGAGGCGCTGTGCGTGCTCGTCGGCAACTCGCGGAGGTTCGTCGGGGAGGGCGGCCAGGCCGACATGGATGACGGCGAGTTCGACGTCGTCGTGGCCGAGCAGATGCCCGCCCCCGGGATGGCCGTCGAGGCCGCGGTCCACCGCCTGCTCGGCGGAGGGACCGAGGGCGTGACGCACTTTCGCGCGGCCGAGCTGCACGTCGAAAGCGACGGCGAACCGATCACGTTCAGTCGCGACGGCGAGCTGGCGACCCACGAGCGCCTCGACTTCCGGACGCTCCCCGAGGCGCTCGACGTGCGTGTCGGCGACGCGTACGAGCCGGACCCGGAGAACGATCCAGACCCACAGTAG
- a CDS encoding RAD55 family ATPase yields the protein MGDETAASVGDDVLDRMLRGGLPRGQAILVRGGPGTGKSTLGMQFLDAGVRAGEACLYVTTEQTLDDVADSFSAFPFALDDDCLDVLSLHATPGTTLEHPDGTGDVMTLQQLDDDAAIGGDFSFGEYTQELTAASLREEFRRYADYDRIVVDSANGLAGFSDSRTYRRILLDVIAILSDEGDATVLFTAEQGGDDAEAVGSLLQYAVHGVLSLTRERIRGDGHRFIEITKLRGVDHDSRKLELHIDDERGAHAVPGRRSQPPAVKTHGHRPVGVDGFDDLVGGGIVAGAGVLFEHDGTANVSTFLGSFLDAALTRGDRLAVVPTIHLRPHGLETILSGFGHDADELLDDGRLNVVDPIGTWDADRDGVHAPDTADGVRGAFDSIRPSDDETVLTSIVNADAYVNALSPAEARELRYYEESSLVRPSDTLVHVHNPGIAADEVSAFFENTAEQVIETWLSDSGLQYVHLRKSPCGFVGTTSLVEYLNEEPYVAVQRPPGDRENPMAEEPYPDAYPSDK from the coding sequence ATGGGCGATGAGACTGCCGCGAGCGTCGGCGACGACGTGCTCGATCGGATGCTCCGGGGCGGGCTCCCGCGAGGCCAGGCGATACTGGTGCGCGGCGGCCCGGGGACGGGGAAGTCGACGCTTGGGATGCAGTTCCTCGACGCGGGCGTGCGGGCCGGAGAGGCGTGCCTGTACGTGACGACCGAGCAGACGCTCGACGACGTGGCCGACTCCTTCTCGGCGTTCCCGTTCGCCCTCGACGACGACTGTCTCGACGTGCTCTCGCTGCACGCGACGCCGGGAACGACGCTGGAACACCCCGACGGCACGGGTGACGTGATGACCCTCCAACAACTCGACGACGACGCGGCCATCGGCGGGGACTTCTCGTTCGGGGAGTACACCCAGGAGCTGACGGCGGCGTCCCTCCGCGAGGAGTTCCGTCGCTACGCCGACTACGACCGCATCGTCGTCGACTCCGCCAACGGCCTCGCGGGGTTCAGCGACAGCCGCACCTACCGGCGGATCCTGCTCGACGTGATCGCGATCCTCTCCGACGAGGGCGACGCGACGGTACTGTTCACGGCCGAACAGGGCGGCGACGACGCGGAAGCCGTCGGCTCCCTGCTCCAGTACGCCGTTCACGGCGTCCTCTCGTTGACGCGCGAGCGTATCCGGGGCGACGGCCACCGCTTCATCGAGATCACCAAGCTGCGCGGCGTCGACCACGACAGCCGGAAGCTCGAGCTCCATATCGACGACGAGCGCGGCGCGCACGCGGTGCCCGGTCGACGGAGCCAGCCCCCGGCGGTGAAGACCCACGGCCATCGACCGGTCGGGGTCGACGGGTTCGACGACCTCGTCGGCGGCGGGATCGTCGCCGGCGCGGGCGTTCTCTTCGAACACGACGGGACGGCGAACGTCTCGACGTTCCTGGGGTCGTTCCTCGACGCCGCGCTCACCCGCGGCGACCGGCTCGCGGTCGTCCCGACGATCCACCTCCGCCCGCACGGACTGGAGACGATCCTCTCGGGGTTCGGCCACGACGCCGACGAACTGCTCGACGACGGCCGACTCAACGTCGTCGACCCGATCGGCACGTGGGACGCCGACCGCGACGGCGTCCACGCGCCCGACACGGCCGACGGCGTCCGCGGCGCGTTCGACTCGATCCGCCCCAGCGACGACGAGACGGTGCTCACGTCGATCGTGAACGCCGACGCGTACGTGAACGCGCTCTCGCCCGCGGAGGCCCGCGAGCTCCGCTACTACGAGGAGTCGAGCCTGGTCCGCCCGAGCGACACGCTCGTGCACGTCCACAACCCGGGCATCGCGGCCGACGAGGTGTCGGCGTTCTTCGAGAACACCGCCGAGCAGGTGATCGAGACGTGGCTCTCCGACAGCGGGCTCCAGTACGTCCACCTCCGGAAGTCGCCGTGCGGCTTCGTCGGCACGACCTCGCTGGTCGAGTACCTGAACGAGGAGCCGTACGTCGCGGTTCAGCGGCCGCCGGGCGACCGCGAGAACCCGATGGCCGAGGAGCCGTATCCGGACGCGTATCCGTCCGACAAGTAG
- a CDS encoding class I SAM-dependent methyltransferase: MNANELRDAWADRTGEFSPRYYAHYGPNEVSEVVADRLGGAVGRGARVLELGCGSGRHLAHLHEEGFTDLAGVDINPGSFDVLREEYPDLADAGSFHAGAIADVLPTFADEAFDAVFSVETLQHVHPTEMSTTFDEIARVAGDALVTVELEGDGGGGIVEVDDGLPLYRHDWGSVFESRGFTQTDVEALGDDTVRAFERAD; the protein is encoded by the coding sequence ATGAACGCAAACGAGCTCCGCGACGCCTGGGCGGACCGCACCGGGGAGTTCTCCCCGCGGTACTACGCACACTACGGGCCCAACGAGGTGAGCGAGGTCGTCGCCGACCGCCTCGGCGGCGCCGTCGGCCGCGGCGCGCGCGTGCTGGAACTCGGCTGCGGCTCCGGCCGACACCTGGCGCATCTCCACGAAGAGGGGTTCACCGACCTCGCCGGGGTCGACATCAACCCCGGCTCGTTCGACGTGCTCCGCGAGGAGTACCCCGACCTCGCCGACGCCGGGTCGTTCCACGCCGGCGCCATCGCCGACGTGCTCCCGACCTTCGCGGACGAGGCGTTCGACGCCGTCTTCTCGGTCGAGACGCTTCAGCACGTCCACCCCACGGAGATGTCCACGACGTTCGACGAGATCGCCCGCGTCGCCGGCGACGCGCTCGTGACCGTCGAACTGGAGGGCGACGGCGGCGGCGGCATCGTGGAGGTCGACGACGGCCTCCCGCTGTACCGCCACGACTGGGGGTCGGTGTTCGAGTCGCGCGGGTTCACGCAGACGGACGTCGAGGCCCTCGGGGACGACACCGTGCGGGCCTTCGAGCGAGCCGACTGA
- a CDS encoding MATE family efflux transporter has protein sequence MPLLRRAGAAVAAALAGAGVIDESRLRATTDLAWPRIVTGFAIMSKRTVDLALVGLVIGPTAVAGLTLANAFWMAAKFVAIGLAGGTVSLVSQNYGGGDDERAAAVVRLSVLIAAALAVPAVAAFGLAAEPLVGLLGGDRTAIGYGATYLAVVAPGLLFEFLNLIASRTYAGVSDTVTPMVVRAGGAVANIALSATFVLAFDMGVAGAALGTALATGLVTVVFAWGMTGRSYLRGRGASPVPLRVRGSAHDRELLGQIASVSAPLVARRAAQGLVVFPLLAIAATFGPVAVAAVGVGRQVRALLGSFSWGFSIAASTLVGQELGRGDEAEAEAYGRGITRLSLLVYLVAAAVVVAAAEPIAAVFVDDPANLSLSADFVRVAAISVVALGVDGSITGTLRGAGDTRVPFVATLAGAYLAALPLAWAGTAIPALGVGGLLLSLLAETAVPLVVNARRFRSNRWKAVSREYRPSAGD, from the coding sequence GTGCCACTGCTTCGTCGCGCCGGCGCCGCCGTCGCAGCGGCCCTCGCCGGCGCGGGTGTCATCGACGAGTCGCGCCTGCGCGCGACGACCGACCTTGCGTGGCCCCGGATCGTCACCGGCTTCGCCATCATGTCGAAGCGGACGGTCGACCTCGCGCTGGTCGGCCTCGTCATCGGTCCGACGGCGGTCGCCGGGCTGACGCTCGCGAACGCGTTCTGGATGGCCGCGAAGTTCGTCGCGATCGGGCTGGCCGGCGGAACGGTCTCGCTCGTTTCCCAGAACTACGGCGGCGGCGACGACGAGCGCGCCGCCGCGGTCGTCCGCCTCAGTGTCCTGATCGCGGCGGCGCTCGCGGTGCCGGCGGTCGCGGCGTTCGGCCTCGCGGCCGAGCCGCTCGTCGGCCTGCTCGGCGGCGACCGGACGGCGATCGGCTACGGCGCGACGTATCTCGCGGTGGTCGCGCCCGGCCTGCTGTTCGAGTTCCTGAACCTGATCGCCAGTCGAACGTACGCCGGCGTCAGCGACACCGTCACGCCGATGGTCGTCCGCGCGGGCGGCGCCGTCGCCAACATCGCGCTGTCGGCGACGTTCGTCCTCGCGTTCGACATGGGCGTCGCCGGCGCCGCGCTGGGGACCGCGCTGGCGACGGGGCTCGTGACGGTCGTGTTCGCGTGGGGGATGACCGGCCGGAGCTACCTCCGCGGGCGCGGCGCCAGCCCCGTCCCGCTGCGCGTCCGCGGGTCGGCCCACGACCGCGAACTCCTGGGACAGATCGCCAGCGTGTCCGCGCCGCTGGTCGCCCGCCGCGCCGCCCAGGGGCTCGTCGTGTTCCCGCTGCTGGCGATCGCGGCGACGTTCGGCCCGGTCGCCGTCGCCGCCGTCGGCGTCGGCCGGCAGGTGCGCGCGCTCCTCGGGAGCTTCTCGTGGGGCTTCTCGATCGCCGCCTCGACGCTCGTCGGACAGGAACTCGGCCGCGGCGACGAGGCCGAGGCCGAGGCGTACGGCCGCGGGATCACCCGGCTGTCGCTGCTCGTGTACCTCGTCGCCGCCGCGGTCGTCGTCGCCGCGGCCGAGCCGATCGCGGCGGTGTTCGTCGACGACCCCGCGAACCTGTCGCTGTCGGCGGACTTCGTCCGCGTCGCGGCGATCTCGGTGGTCGCGCTCGGGGTCGACGGGTCGATCACGGGAACCCTGCGCGGCGCCGGCGACACCCGCGTCCCGTTCGTCGCGACGCTGGCGGGCGCGTATCTCGCGGCGCTGCCGCTCGCGTGGGCCGGGACGGCGATCCCCGCGCTCGGCGTCGGCGGGCTGCTCCTCTCGCTGCTTGCCGAGACGGCTGTACCCCTGGTGGTGAACGCCCGCCGCTTCCGCTCGAACCGCTGGAAGGCCGTCAGCCGAGAGTACCGCCCGAGCGCGGGCGACTGA
- a CDS encoding 3-hydroxyacyl-CoA dehydrogenase family protein, which yields MRVTVLGAGTMGAGIAQAAATAGHSVALRDVEESYVEDGIARIDDTLSAGVERGKVDPDAREAALDRIAGTTDLAAAVDGADLVIEAVPEDAELKKEVLGAVEGHVDADAVLASNTSALSVTELASALDRPERLLGLHFFNPVHLMGLVEVVVAERTDDATLATAHEFVESLDKVAVEVRDSPGFASSRLGVALGAEAIRMYEGGVAGAADIDAAMELGYNHPMGPLQLTDVIGLDVRLDVLEYLREELGERFRPPQALKRKVRAGKLGKKTGEGFYVWEDGEAVRPADEAGEER from the coding sequence ATGCGAGTCACGGTACTGGGCGCGGGGACGATGGGCGCCGGCATCGCGCAAGCGGCCGCGACCGCCGGGCACAGCGTCGCGCTGCGGGACGTGGAGGAGTCGTACGTCGAGGACGGCATCGCCCGCATCGACGACACGCTCTCGGCGGGCGTCGAACGCGGGAAGGTCGACCCGGACGCGCGCGAGGCAGCTCTCGACCGGATCGCGGGGACGACCGACCTCGCGGCGGCGGTCGACGGCGCCGACCTCGTGATCGAGGCGGTGCCGGAGGACGCGGAGCTCAAGAAGGAGGTGCTCGGCGCGGTCGAGGGACACGTCGACGCCGACGCGGTGCTGGCGTCGAACACGTCGGCGCTATCGGTGACGGAACTGGCGAGCGCGCTCGATCGGCCAGAGCGCCTGCTCGGACTCCACTTCTTCAACCCGGTTCACCTGATGGGACTGGTCGAGGTCGTCGTCGCCGAGCGCACCGACGACGCGACGCTCGCGACCGCCCACGAGTTCGTCGAGTCGCTGGACAAGGTCGCCGTCGAGGTGCGCGACTCGCCGGGGTTCGCCTCCTCGCGGCTGGGCGTCGCGCTCGGTGCCGAGGCGATCCGGATGTACGAGGGGGGCGTCGCCGGCGCCGCCGACATCGACGCCGCGATGGAGTTGGGGTACAACCACCCGATGGGACCGCTGCAGCTGACGGACGTGATCGGGCTGGACGTGCGCCTGGACGTGTTGGAGTACCTGCGCGAGGAGTTGGGCGAGCGATTCCGCCCGCCGCAGGCGCTCAAGCGGAAGGTCCGCGCCGGCAAGCTGGGAAAGAAGACCGGCGAGGGGTTCTACGTCTGGGAGGACGGGGAGGCGGTTCGGCCCGCGGACGAGGCGGGTGAGGAACGATGA
- a CDS encoding enoyl-CoA hydratase/isomerase family protein produces MTGDPDTDPETVVADCEFVDCAVGDRADGVATVTLSRPDARNALNAQLREELKRVLDAIEREDSGVRVVVLTGADEAGAFVAGADVTELRERDTTEQRRASDRPRVYERVADLRRPVIARINGHALGGGCELAQACDVRIAHERATLGQPEINLGLIPGGGGTQRLVRLVGEGQAMKLICSGELIDAEEAADIGLVDEVHGDDDFDDRVYDLAASMADKSPVALEHAKKAVRAASRMGLDEGLDYESELFVGLFATADKDEGIDAFLEDREPEWEGR; encoded by the coding sequence ATGACCGGCGATCCCGACACCGACCCCGAGACCGTCGTCGCCGACTGCGAGTTCGTCGACTGCGCGGTCGGCGACCGCGCCGACGGCGTCGCCACGGTCACGCTCTCGCGGCCGGACGCACGAAACGCCCTGAACGCACAGCTTCGCGAGGAGCTGAAACGCGTTCTCGACGCCATCGAGCGCGAAGACAGCGGCGTCCGGGTCGTCGTGCTCACCGGCGCCGACGAGGCGGGGGCCTTCGTCGCCGGCGCGGACGTGACCGAGCTGCGCGAGCGCGACACGACCGAGCAGCGTCGCGCGAGCGACCGTCCGCGGGTGTACGAGCGCGTCGCCGACCTCCGGCGGCCGGTGATCGCTCGGATCAACGGCCACGCGCTCGGCGGGGGCTGTGAACTCGCGCAGGCGTGCGACGTACGAATCGCCCACGAGCGGGCGACGCTCGGCCAGCCGGAGATCAACCTGGGGCTCATCCCCGGCGGCGGCGGTACCCAGCGGCTCGTCAGGCTGGTCGGCGAGGGGCAGGCGATGAAGCTGATCTGTTCGGGGGAACTCATCGACGCCGAGGAGGCGGCCGACATCGGACTCGTCGACGAGGTCCACGGGGACGACGACTTCGACGACCGCGTGTACGACCTGGCGGCGTCGATGGCGGACAAGAGCCCCGTCGCGCTGGAGCACGCCAAGAAGGCGGTACGAGCCGCCTCGCGGATGGGGCTCGACGAGGGGCTCGACTACGAGTCGGAGCTGTTCGTCGGGCTGTTCGCGACCGCGGACAAGGACGAGGGGATCGACGCGTTCCTCGAGGACCGCGAGCCGGAGTGGGAGGGCCGATAG
- a CDS encoding dihydrofolate reductase, giving the protein MVELVSVAAVADNGVIGDDGELPWPSIPADKRQYRDRIANDPVILGRRTFESMLDDLPGSARIVLSRSVDSVDADTAHVAADVDEAVEIAESLDVDTASVIGGGAIYELFQPHVDRMVLSRVHGEYEGDTTYPEWDEADWELVESTEFDRFTLEEWVRITDD; this is encoded by the coding sequence ATGGTCGAACTCGTATCCGTCGCCGCAGTCGCGGACAACGGCGTCATCGGCGACGACGGCGAACTCCCGTGGCCCTCAATCCCCGCGGACAAACGGCAGTACCGCGACCGAATCGCGAACGACCCGGTGATCCTCGGCCGCCGGACGTTCGAGTCGATGCTGGACGACCTCCCCGGGTCGGCACGGATCGTCCTCTCGCGCAGCGTCGACTCGGTCGACGCCGACACGGCACACGTCGCCGCCGACGTGGACGAGGCCGTCGAGATCGCCGAATCGCTCGACGTCGACACCGCCTCCGTGATCGGCGGGGGAGCGATCTACGAGCTGTTCCAGCCGCACGTCGATCGGATGGTGCTCAGCCGCGTCCACGGCGAGTACGAGGGCGACACCACCTACCCGGAGTGGGACGAGGCCGACTGGGAGCTGGTCGAGTCGACCGAGTTCGACCGCTTCACGCTGGAGGAGTGGGTCCGCATCACCGACGACTGA